DNA from Lactobacillus sp. ESL0791:
CCGTTCCAGCGTCTATACAATCAAGGCCTGATTTTAAAGAACCATGAAAAAATGTCCAAGTCCAAGGGTAACGTCGTTAACCCGGATGACGTGATTGAGGAATATGGTGCAGACAGCCTTCGAATGTATGAGATGTTCATGGGCCCGCTGGACGCATCGATTGACTGGGATGATAACGGTCCGGCTTCAACAAAGAAATTTTTGGACCGGGTATGGCGTTTATTCGTAAATGATCTTGATTTAAAGGCCATTCCGCAAGAAAATATCGTAGCAGAAAATGATGGCACATTGGATAAAGTCTATAATGAAACGGTTAAGAAAGTTACGGAAGATTTTGAGGCACTGCACTTTAATACCGCAATTTCGCAGTTGATGGTCTTTGTGAATGCAGCCCAAAAGGCAAAAACAATTCCGCGGGAATATGCGGAAGGCTTCATTACCCTGCTTGCACCAGTAGCACCGCACATGATGGAAGAAATTTGGCAGATTTTTGGTCATGATGAATCGGTTACTTTTGCTAAGTGGCCAAAATATGATGCCTCTAAGTTAATTGAGGCAACGGTTGAAATGATGGTCCAGATTAATGGGAAATTGCGGGGCAAGTTCGAGGCGGCTAAAGATACAGACAATGAAACCTTACAAAAAGATGCGTTAGCTTTGCCGCATGTTCAGAAGTTTTTAACTGGTAAAGAAGTCAAAAAGGTAATTGTGATTCCGAACAAAATCGTGAACATTGTTGCTAAATAGGCTATTATATGTAAATCTTTTTGTAGTTAATCATGTATTGTGTTTCTAAGAGTAAAAATTTAGTGATTCTATTTTTAATGGAGTAGAATCACTTTTTTACATCTAAGAATAATTTATTGAAAAACTGGCCAGATAATAGTTAATTTTTCTTAAAATGGATAATTATTTTGTTGAGAATTGACAGCATTGCTTGCAAAATAAGATAGTTAGTATACTAGATTTAGGAAAATTAGATGAAAGAAAATAAAATAAAAGGAAGAAATACACAAAGCACTTTTATCAAGGGCTCGGCCTGGATGACCGTTGGTTCAATTACTTCACGGATTCTCGGTGCGGTATATATTATTCCTTGGTTTGCTTGGATGTGGCCTTACGGCAACATTGCTAATGCAATGACCGCAAGAAGCTATAATATTTACAGTATTTTTATTTTGATTTCGACTGCAGGAATTCCGGGTGCCGTTGCCAAGCAGGTGGCAAAGTATAATGCACTCAATGAGTATGGAATTGGCCGCAAATTATTTAGACGCGGACTAATCTTGATGATGTTTTTGGGAATCATTTCTGCAGCAGTAATGTATTGGGCCTCGCCGATTCTGGCTTCTAATGGCAGCCAAAGTGATCCGCGCCAGATTGAAGTAATGCGCAGTCTATCGTACGCGATTTTAATTATTCCAATTTTGAGTATTATGCGGGGGTATTTTCAGGGCTATGCAGATATGATGCCCTCCGCAATGTCACAGTTTATTGAGCAGTTTGCGCGGGTTATCTGGATACTTCTGACGGCCTACGTCATTATGAAGATTCAGCATGGTTCGTTTGTTCGGGCAGTTATTCAATTTAATTTGGCGGCGGCAATTGGAGCAGTTTTTGGCATTGCCGTTTTGGTCTGGTTTTTACTATCACGCAGGCAAAAATTGAATGTCCTGGTTGAAAATTCCAATAATCAAATTAAGGTTTCAACTTCCAGCCTTGTGCGAGAAATTATTGCCCAGGCAATCCCGTTTATCATCATTGATGCGGGGATTCAACTTTTCTACCTGGTTGATCAGTACACCTTTCACCCAATAATTGCCAGTCTGGTTAATGCTAATTACGACACAATTGAAACATGGTATGCTCTGTTTTCCCTGAATGCCAACAAGTTAATTATGATTATTGTGTCTTTGGCAACTGCGATGGCGGTTACAGCAATTCCGTTGTTATCTGCTGCCCATGCCCGGCGGGATTACCAAAATATTTCGTTGCAAATTGGAAATACGCTTGACCTATTTTTGTTTGTGATGATCCCGGCAGCTTTCGGCATGGCTGCAATTGCGACACCGATTTATACTATTTTTTATGGTTATGACATCTTGGGTTCCAGTGTCCTGTATGTGTCTGCGTTTACGGCCATTACACTGGGCTTGTTTACCGTCTTAATGGCAATCCTGCAGGGCCTGTCAGAAAATAGTTTAGCGATTAAATATTTGGTTCTAGGCTTAATTATCAAAGCCATTATGCAGTACCCGATGATTTTCTTGTTTAAAATATATGGCCCTCTTGCATCAACCAATCTGGGTATGCTGACCATTATCTTTTTGGCACTCAAACATTTGAAAATTAATTTTTCGTTCAACAGTAGCCGTACCAATCGCCGCTTTATTGGAGTGATGGCATTCTCAATTGGGATGTTTCTGCTGGTTCTTTTAACTGAAAAATTGCTGGGTTTTGTTCTCACACCAACAAGACGCGGACAAGCATTTATTATCGTGTTTGCTTCCGTTTTAGTTGGCATCATCTTTTATGCTTTTGTGACGCTTAAGACAGGGCTAGCGCAGAAAGTCCTGGGTGACCGGATTGTTCAGGTTTTGCACAAATTTCATCTTCACGCGTAAAAACGTATTGCTGCTGGCGGCAATACGTTTTTTTGCAAGAAAAAAAGCTAGTCAATTGACTAGCCTTAACTTGATGCCCCGAAAAAGATTCGAACTTTCACTCAGTTGCCTGAACAGCGACCTGAACGCTGCGCGTCTGCCAATTCCGCCATCGGGGCAGATATTTCATTAGTACATAGATAATGATACCAAAAATTTGCTAAAATGTAATCATAAAATTTAATTAATCTTGATTTTTATTTGAAAAGGAGCAATTTGAACAGTGGTTATCAAAGTAAAAAAGGCAATTATCGGCTTCACAGCAATGATTTTGCTGGTTTGCACGGCGGGGCAAAGCGTCCTTGCCAGTAGCGCAGATAATTATCAGGCAGGTCAACTTGAGCTGCCGGTTAAGTCCGCCTTGGTGATTGATAGCGGCACGGGACAAGTGCTGTACGGCAAAAATATAAACCAGCCGTTGCCAATTGCTTCCATGACCAAATTAGTTACCGTTTATCTGACTTTGCTGGCAATCAGGCAAAAGAAAATTAACTGGGCAACTCGCGTTAAGCCCGATGCAGAGATTGTGCGCGTTGCCAACAATCCCGACTTTTCGAATGTTCCGCTTAAGCGGGGACACAAGTATTCAGTTAAGCAGCTCTATCAAGCAACGCTGATTGAATCGGCGAATGGGGCAGCAATGTGCTTGGCCCAGGCAGTTTCTGGCAGTCAGAGTGCATTTGTTCGGCAAATGCGCCATCAGCTGAAGCAATGGCACATTAATGACGCACAGATTTATACCGTTTGCGGTCTGCCGAATAAAAATGTGGGCAAGGCAGCTTATCCGGGCGTAGCAAAAAATGTCGAAAATAAAATGTCGGCTAAGGATATGGCAATAGTTGGTCAGCACCTTTTGTTAGAGTTCCCGCAAGTTCTGCAAACGACTAAATTGGCTCACCTTAATTTTGTAGATGTCGGCAAAGTGACGCGCATGACAAACTTTAACTCAATGCTGCCGGGCTTGCCTCAGAATGATCCTGCAATTAAAATTGATGGCTTAAAAACCGGTACGACCGACGCTGCAGGTGCTTGTTTTATTGGGACGGCCAAGTATAAAGGCGGACGGGTTATCAGTGTCGTTATGGGGGCGCGGCACCGTGATGGAACTGATCCGGCCCGCTTTATTCAAACAAGGGCTTTGCTGAAGCATGTTTTCGCCAACTACCATCCCCTTAATTTTACCGCGGGTGAAAAATTATCCGGGCAGACGATGATGAAGGCCAAGGACGGTCAGGAAGAACAGATTCGGCTCGGCTTTAAAACGAAAACGACTGTTTGGGATCCGCTTGACGGTAAAACCGTGACCACCAGTCTGCAAAGAAAAGAAATCGAAGCGCCAATTACTAAGGGTCAGGTTGTCAATTATTATCAATTCAAATCAGGAAGCAGGAAATTACCTTCGCTGGATAATCCGTCTGGGATGCAAATCAAGGCGCAAGCTCTGCAGGCAACCGGTAAAGTGAATTTCTTGGTCAGGTTTTGGCGCTGGCTGTTTGGGGGCTAGATGATGGCAGAAATCACAGAAGAAATTTTACATGAAGTGATTAAGCGGCGTAAGAGCGTCTCTCACAAGGGTAATTACGGTAGAGTGTTACTAATCGGCGGCAGCGAAAACTACGGTGGAGCGATAATTATGGCGGCTGAGGGCGCGCTTAATGCGGGCAGCGGTCTGGTGGCAGTTGCCTCGCACCAGCAAAATTTATCGGCTTTGCATTCCCGGGATCCGGAAGTAATGTTTATTGATTGGCAGGATAAGACTTTAGGCAGCTTAATTAAAAAAATGAATGTGGTTGTGTGCGGTCCGGGATTGGGAACCAATGATTTTGCTAAGAAAATTTTATTAACGGTAAAAGACATGGTTACGGCCAAGCAGACACTGATTTTGGATGCCAGTGCCCTGGACCTGATTGCCCAGGATTCGTCATTAATGCCGGTGAATGCCGGAAATATCATTTTAACTCCGCACCAAATGGAATGGCAGCGGCTGAGTAGGATCCATATTCCGTTTCAAACGGATGAAGCCAATATTGCTGCTTTAGCTAAATTGGTACCAAATAAGAACGTGGTACTGGTTTTGAAATCTAACCACACGCATATTTATATTGCTGATGGGCAAATTTTTGTTAATCCCCTTGGCAATCCGGGAATGGCCACCGGCGGTATGGGTGATACTTTAGCCGGAATCATTGCTGGCTTTGTGGCTCAGTTCGGCTCACAGGTAAAAACGGTTTTGGCAGCCGTTTACCTGCATTCACTGGCTGGGGATGAGATATATAAAGAAAATTATCTTGTGCGGCCGACAAAATTAGCGGCTTTGCTGCCAAAATTAATGAAAAGCTATGTCAATTAAATTGGCAGCCCGGCTTTTTCCTGTTATAATCAATGCTTGTAAAGGTTAAAAGTAGTAGCAGGTGATTTTTTCAGCGAGTCTGGGCCGGTGTGAGCTAGGCAAAAAAAGTTTGTGAAGGCGTGTTTAGCCAGACTAAGTAATAAATTTAAGAAGCGGATACTTTGTATCAAATAGAGTGGTACCGCGGGTAATAACTCGTCTCTTTCTACGGATGTAGGAAGAGTTTTTTTATTGACGGAGATTGCTGATGGATTTTAAAAAAGAAGTTGTTGAATTAATTGGCGGGCAGGTTGACCTGCCTCAGGAAAAAATTACGGCGTTGATTGAGCGTCCCAAGAATGCAAAATTAGGTGATTATGCCTTTCCGTGTTTCGTGCTTGCCAAAACATTGCATAAAAACCCGGTCGAAATTGCTAAAAATATTGCTGACCAGCTCAGCAGTGAGGATTTTTCTGAAATTAAGGCGGTTGGCCCCTATGTCAACTTTGCAATTAACCACCAAAAATTAATTGCGGAAACCCTGACAATGGTCTTGCGTTACGGACAACATTACGGTGACCAAACCTTGGGCAAAGGCAATGTGCCAATTGACATGTCCAGCCCGAATATTGCCAAGCCGATGTCGATGGGCCATTTGCGCTCAACGGTAATCGGTAATTCGATTGCTAAAACTTTAGCTAAGGTGGGCTACACGCCGATCAAAATCAATTATATCGGTGACTATGGCACCCAGTTCGGTA
Protein-coding regions in this window:
- a CDS encoding polysaccharide biosynthesis protein, coding for MKENKIKGRNTQSTFIKGSAWMTVGSITSRILGAVYIIPWFAWMWPYGNIANAMTARSYNIYSIFILISTAGIPGAVAKQVAKYNALNEYGIGRKLFRRGLILMMFLGIISAAVMYWASPILASNGSQSDPRQIEVMRSLSYAILIIPILSIMRGYFQGYADMMPSAMSQFIEQFARVIWILLTAYVIMKIQHGSFVRAVIQFNLAAAIGAVFGIAVLVWFLLSRRQKLNVLVENSNNQIKVSTSSLVREIIAQAIPFIIIDAGIQLFYLVDQYTFHPIIASLVNANYDTIETWYALFSLNANKLIMIIVSLATAMAVTAIPLLSAAHARRDYQNISLQIGNTLDLFLFVMIPAAFGMAAIATPIYTIFYGYDILGSSVLYVSAFTAITLGLFTVLMAILQGLSENSLAIKYLVLGLIIKAIMQYPMIFLFKIYGPLASTNLGMLTIIFLALKHLKINFSFNSSRTNRRFIGVMAFSIGMFLLVLLTEKLLGFVLTPTRRGQAFIIVFASVLVGIIFYAFVTLKTGLAQKVLGDRIVQVLHKFHLHA
- a CDS encoding D-alanyl-D-alanine carboxypeptidase family protein, giving the protein MILLVCTAGQSVLASSADNYQAGQLELPVKSALVIDSGTGQVLYGKNINQPLPIASMTKLVTVYLTLLAIRQKKINWATRVKPDAEIVRVANNPDFSNVPLKRGHKYSVKQLYQATLIESANGAAMCLAQAVSGSQSAFVRQMRHQLKQWHINDAQIYTVCGLPNKNVGKAAYPGVAKNVENKMSAKDMAIVGQHLLLEFPQVLQTTKLAHLNFVDVGKVTRMTNFNSMLPGLPQNDPAIKIDGLKTGTTDAAGACFIGTAKYKGGRVISVVMGARHRDGTDPARFIQTRALLKHVFANYHPLNFTAGEKLSGQTMMKAKDGQEEQIRLGFKTKTTVWDPLDGKTVTTSLQRKEIEAPITKGQVVNYYQFKSGSRKLPSLDNPSGMQIKAQALQATGKVNFLVRFWRWLFGG
- a CDS encoding NAD(P)H-hydrate dehydratase: MAEITEEILHEVIKRRKSVSHKGNYGRVLLIGGSENYGGAIIMAAEGALNAGSGLVAVASHQQNLSALHSRDPEVMFIDWQDKTLGSLIKKMNVVVCGPGLGTNDFAKKILLTVKDMVTAKQTLILDASALDLIAQDSSLMPVNAGNIILTPHQMEWQRLSRIHIPFQTDEANIAALAKLVPNKNVVLVLKSNHTHIYIADGQIFVNPLGNPGMATGGMGDTLAGIIAGFVAQFGSQVKTVLAAVYLHSLAGDEIYKENYLVRPTKLAALLPKLMKSYVN